The following proteins come from a genomic window of Sorex araneus isolate mSorAra2 chromosome 1, mSorAra2.pri, whole genome shotgun sequence:
- the F2RL2 gene encoding proteinase-activated receptor 3 — protein MSGEQVNMHALLFAAVGILLLPCACAQSGMENEGESLAKPTLLIKSFRGLPANSIEEIPIFDIEGMEPTTSVKFQCPEESASNLHVNNATLGYLRSSLSTRLIPAIYILAFAVGVPANAVTLWMLFFRNRSIRMTIFYTNLATADFLFCVTLPFRIAYHLNGNNWVFGETMCRVTTVIFYGNMYCSILLLACMSINRYLAIVHPFTYRVLPKRTYALLACGLVWATVFLYMLPFFILKQQYYLDQLGITTCHDVHNPCESSSPFQLYYFISLAFFGFLIPFVVIIYCYTAIIRKLNTYDQRWLRYVKASLLILVIFTICFTPSNIILIIHHANYYYNTTDRLYFIYLIALCLGSLNSCLDPFFYFVMSKATDHPTSYLTMVKSS, from the exons ATGAGTGGGGAGCAGGTCAACATGCATGCACTCCTCTTTGCAGCCGTGGGGATACTGCTTCTGCCCTGCGCGTGTGCTCAAAGTG GCATGGAAAATGAAGGTGAGAGCCTGGCCAAGCCAACCTTACTGATCAAATCCTTCCGTGGACTTCCCGCAAATTCCATTGAGGAGATCCCTATTTTTGACATAGAAGGGATGGAACCCACAACTTCTGTAAAATTCCAGTGCCCTGAAGAAAGTGCCTCAAATCTCCATGTGAATAATGCTACCCTGGGGTACCTGAGGAGCTCCTTAAGTACCAGGCTGATACCTGCCATCTACATCCTGGCATTTGCTGTGGGTGTGCCAGCCAATGCCGTGACCTTGTGGATGCTCTTCTTCAGGAACAGATCCATCCGCATGACCATTTTCTACACCAACTTGGCCACGGCAGACTTTCTCTTCTGCGTCACGCTGCCCTTCAGGATTGCATACCATCTCAATGGGAACAACTGGGTTTTTGGAGAGACCATGTGCCGGGTCACCACAGTTATCTTCTACGGCAACATGTACTGCTCCATTCTGCTCCTCGCCTGCATGAGCATCAACCGCTACCTCGCCATTGTCCATCCTTTCACTTACCGGGTACTGCCAAAGCGTACTTATGCCTTGCTTGCATGTGGACTAGTGTGGGCAACAGTTTTCTTGTACATGCTGCCATTTTTCATCTTGAAGCAGCAGTATTATCTGGACCAGCTGGGTATCACCACTTGCCATGATGTCCACAACCCGTGTGAATCCTCATCACCCTTCCAACTCTACTACTTCATCTCTTTGGCATTCTTTGGCTTCTTAATCCCATTTGTGGTCATTATCTACTGCTACACTGCCATTATCAGGAAGCTTAATACCTATGATCAGAGATGGCTGCGGTATGTGAAGGCGAGTCTTCTTATTCTTGTGATCTTTACCATTTGCTTCACTCCAAGCAACATCATACTCATTATTCACCATGCTAATTACTACTACAATACGACTGACCGCCTGTACTTCATCTATCTTATAGCCTTATGCCTGGGTAGCCTAAATAGTTGCCTAGatccattcttttattttgtcatgTCAAAAGCTACAGATCACCCCACTTCTTACCTTACAATGGTGAAATCATCATAG